From a single Actinomycetota bacterium genomic region:
- the sfsA gene encoding DNA/RNA nuclease SfsA: MDVGKWKEGRFLERPNRFLAVVEVEGERAEVHVPDPGRLRELLLPGVRVRLRPASGRGRSTSWDLIGVESPQGWVNIDSWLPNLLFAEAVREKRLEEFKSISRLTPEYRYGESVLDFLLEGGGRPCLVEVKGCTLAVNGVALFPDAPTARGTRHLEELMRATREGYRACAVFVVKHPGARTFAANAETDPVFAAALHRATSSGVEVIPYLAPWRGRDIRLERRLPLAEPESRITPLRRKVPGSAAGG; this comes from the coding sequence ATGGACGTCGGAAAATGGAAGGAAGGTCGGTTCCTGGAGAGGCCCAATCGCTTCCTGGCCGTGGTAGAAGTGGAGGGAGAGAGGGCGGAAGTCCACGTGCCCGACCCGGGACGGTTGAGAGAGCTCCTCCTTCCGGGCGTACGGGTGCGCCTGCGGCCCGCCTCAGGACGAGGAAGGAGCACCTCCTGGGACCTCATCGGCGTGGAAAGCCCGCAAGGATGGGTGAATATCGACTCCTGGCTCCCTAACCTCCTCTTCGCCGAAGCCGTGCGCGAGAAACGATTGGAAGAATTTAAAAGCATATCCCGCCTCACGCCCGAGTATCGCTACGGCGAGAGCGTCCTCGACTTCCTCCTGGAAGGGGGCGGCCGTCCCTGCCTGGTTGAGGTCAAGGGCTGCACCCTGGCCGTGAATGGGGTGGCCCTCTTCCCTGATGCCCCTACGGCGAGGGGAACCCGCCACCTTGAAGAGCTCATGCGGGCTACGCGGGAAGGCTACCGCGCCTGCGCCGTCTTCGTGGTCAAGCATCCCGGGGCCCGGACCTTCGCCGCCAATGCGGAGACCGATCCTGTCTTTGCCGCCGCCCTCCACCGTGCCACCTCCTCCGGGGTGGAGGTCATCCCCTACCTGGCTCCCTGGAGGGGCCGGGATATCCGCCTGGAACGCCGCCTCCCCCTGGCGGAACCGGAATCTAGGATCACACCCCTTCGTCGCAAAGTTCCAGGAAGCGCTGCAGGAGGGTGA
- a CDS encoding PadR family transcriptional regulator produces the protein MAGSKLKQVDILADINAYIREGPGKRFIEPRILFLLNRGPAHGYQLMRKMDEVPLPGPLPDVGAVYRRLRRMEEEGLVTSRWTSAERGPQRKVYRLTPKGRKRLALWVEAIRARVTLLQRFLELCDEGV, from the coding sequence TTGGCCGGAAGCAAGCTGAAACAGGTCGACATCCTCGCGGACATAAACGCATATATACGGGAGGGACCCGGGAAGAGGTTCATCGAACCGCGCATCCTTTTCCTGCTCAACCGTGGACCGGCGCACGGTTACCAGCTGATGCGGAAGATGGATGAGGTGCCCCTGCCCGGACCCCTGCCCGACGTGGGCGCCGTCTACCGCAGGCTGAGGCGCATGGAGGAGGAGGGCCTGGTCACCTCGCGCTGGACGAGCGCGGAGAGGGGACCCCAGAGGAAGGTTTACCGCCTTACGCCGAAGGGAAGGAAAAGGCTCGCCCTCTGGGTGGAGGCCATCCGGGCCAGGGTCACCCTCCTGCAGCGCTTCCTGGAACTTTGCGACGAAGGGGTGTGA
- a CDS encoding cupin domain-containing protein, with protein MKVVNAMEAEAIPNPHGVHASRIYDTDHAQAVHILLRPGESLKRHVTPVDVFFYVLEGEGTVEIGEERKRVGRDTLVESPARIPHRWVNDGEGDLRILVVKVPRPREETRIL; from the coding sequence ATGAAAGTGGTGAACGCGATGGAAGCGGAGGCCATACCCAACCCCCACGGCGTGCACGCTTCGAGGATCTACGACACCGACCACGCCCAGGCGGTACACATCCTGCTCCGGCCGGGGGAGAGCCTGAAGCGGCACGTCACCCCCGTGGACGTCTTCTTCTACGTCCTGGAAGGCGAGGGGACGGTGGAGATCGGCGAGGAAAGGAAGCGAGTAGGAAGGGATACCCTGGTGGAAAGCCCGGCCCGCATCCCCCACCGCTGGGTGAACGACGGGGAGGGGGACCTCCGTATCCTGGTGGTGAAGGTCCCGCGGCCGCGGGAGGAGACGAGGATACTGTAA
- the cooS gene encoding anaerobic carbon-monoxide dehydrogenase catalytic subunit — translation MEEGRISYHESVRRAYRRLKEDGITNIWDRYEAQGLGSDPDKRCPFCMGGVRCDLCSNGPCRADAEKDKRGVCGITADGMAMRMMALRNVMGASTYHYHTEQTMKTLRATAQGKTPFSITEPAKLRDFASRLGLDVSGSDVEVSLRLCDFCEADFNRKADQPSLIVEALATPERKEIWKKLDIFPGGIYGEMMRVTSSCLTNVDGYYASLALKAMRMGIAMAYQSQVVNEYCQDVLFGIPRPHPMRVNLGVLDPDYVNVLPNGHEPFLGFAMVQLARKPEWQEKARAAGAKGLRVIASIETGQEMIQRWTMDEAFHGFTGNWIMQEAVLSSGCVDLFAADMNCSMPIDPIYAERYRFRLVPVSDLVAFEGVNDRLDYDPERAEEQAAQLLEMAIENFRVRRGAVEPLTGQPVGEAVVGFSTESILEALGGSLDPLLEALKAGTIRGVAGLVSCTTLRDTGQDVHSVAVARELIKRDILILSMGCGNAAMQVAGLCLPQAAELAGPGLRSLCEKLGVPPVLSYGTCTDTGRLADLLAAVSSALGGVPIPDLPVVAAAPEYMEQKATIDAVFALALGLYTYVNPVPTVTGGPKLVELLTSGCRELTGGQLHLEKDPVEAAEGMLSHIEEKRKALGI, via the coding sequence ATGGAAGAGGGACGCATTTCCTACCACGAGTCGGTAAGGCGCGCCTACCGGCGCCTGAAGGAGGACGGGATCACCAACATCTGGGACCGCTACGAGGCCCAGGGCCTCGGAAGCGACCCGGACAAGAGGTGCCCCTTCTGCATGGGCGGCGTGCGCTGTGACCTGTGTTCCAACGGCCCCTGCCGTGCCGACGCCGAGAAGGATAAGCGGGGGGTGTGCGGGATCACCGCCGACGGGATGGCCATGCGCATGATGGCCCTGCGCAACGTCATGGGGGCTTCCACCTATCATTATCACACCGAGCAGACCATGAAGACCCTGCGGGCCACGGCACAGGGCAAGACCCCCTTCTCCATTACCGAGCCCGCCAAGCTGCGCGACTTTGCTTCCCGCCTGGGATTGGACGTCTCCGGCAGCGACGTAGAGGTGTCCCTGCGCCTCTGTGACTTCTGCGAGGCGGACTTCAACCGCAAGGCGGACCAGCCCAGCCTGATCGTGGAGGCCCTGGCCACCCCGGAGCGCAAGGAGATATGGAAGAAACTGGACATCTTCCCCGGCGGCATCTACGGGGAGATGATGCGGGTGACCAGCTCCTGCCTGACCAACGTGGACGGTTACTACGCCAGCTTGGCCCTCAAGGCCATGCGCATGGGCATCGCCATGGCCTACCAGAGCCAGGTGGTCAACGAGTACTGCCAGGACGTGCTCTTCGGCATCCCCCGTCCCCATCCCATGCGCGTGAACCTGGGGGTGCTCGATCCCGATTACGTCAACGTGCTTCCCAACGGTCACGAGCCCTTCCTGGGGTTCGCCATGGTCCAGCTGGCCCGCAAGCCGGAGTGGCAGGAGAAGGCCCGCGCCGCCGGCGCCAAGGGCCTGCGGGTCATCGCCAGCATCGAGACCGGCCAGGAGATGATCCAGCGCTGGACCATGGACGAGGCCTTCCACGGCTTCACCGGCAACTGGATCATGCAGGAGGCGGTGCTCTCCTCGGGCTGCGTGGACCTCTTCGCCGCGGACATGAACTGCTCTATGCCTATCGACCCCATCTACGCCGAGCGCTACCGCTTCAGGCTGGTCCCGGTGAGCGACCTAGTGGCCTTCGAGGGGGTGAACGACCGTCTGGACTACGACCCGGAGCGGGCCGAGGAACAGGCGGCGCAGCTCCTGGAGATGGCCATCGAGAACTTCAGGGTGCGGCGCGGGGCGGTGGAGCCCCTCACCGGCCAGCCGGTGGGCGAGGCGGTGGTAGGTTTTTCCACGGAGAGCATCCTGGAAGCCCTGGGCGGTTCCCTGGACCCTCTCCTCGAAGCCCTCAAGGCGGGGACTATCCGGGGGGTGGCCGGGCTGGTCTCCTGCACCACCCTGCGGGACACCGGGCAGGACGTGCACAGCGTGGCCGTGGCCAGGGAACTCATCAAGCGCGATATCCTCATCCTCTCCATGGGCTGCGGCAACGCGGCCATGCAGGTGGCCGGCCTCTGCCTGCCCCAGGCCGCGGAGCTGGCCGGCCCCGGCCTCAGGTCCCTGTGCGAGAAGCTGGGCGTGCCGCCGGTGCTGAGCTACGGGACCTGCACGGATACCGGTCGGCTGGCGGACCTCCTGGCCGCCGTCTCCTCCGCCCTGGGCGGGGTGCCCATCCCCGACCTCCCGGTGGTGGCCGCTGCCCCCGAGTACATGGAGCAGAAGGCCACCATCGACGCCGTCTTCGCCCTGGCCCTGGGTCTCTACACCTACGTGAACCCGGTGCCCACGGTGACCGGGGGGCCGAAGCTGGTGGAGCTTCTCACCTCGGGGTGCCGCGAACTCACCGGCGGGCAGCTGCACCTGGAGAAGGACCCCGTGGAGGCCGCCGAGGGCATGCTCTCCCACATAGAGGAAAAGCGCAAGGCACTGGGAATCTGA
- a CDS encoding pyruvate formate lyase family protein codes for MTLLQTRGVPSQRALKLKERLLSSPYEIDIERARYYTRVWKRMEDAPPCMRAACALRETLQNMRIRIDEDELLVGVKTYKRLAGVIPVERGEFNSVLEMELDQLLSRERRRFHITDEERRELEEEILPYWKDKTARAKKIELWKREGLYETPLLGPVSLYRIVRAMGLGNAAKIASLTMGGGIRNLPKVPRKLRELAGIRPNLALTVFDVQGHLVPGHKRVLEMGFEGIADLAARELEKLQPGTDDYEHRRDFLEATQVAARAVCDYALRYADLAERMAAATNGKRGEELRQIAERCRQVPAKPPRNFMEALQSLWMTQVVLCISYGMAEILSPGRVDQYLYPYYQQDLDAGRITRESALEAIEEYYVKLGTFLIMLVEIGKDTASEMGVGSNTVTIGGLDRQGNDATNEVSHLFLEAHENLRALANNLCIRISSKTPREFLKKACESHRYTSGHAFFNDEVIVKELVEDGYSLEDARDYSIVGCVEPTSTGNSFACTAGNDISLAGVLEMALNEGRMLFSGRRVGAKTPDPRKFTSFEDVKRAFAEQLSFNVKKLVRAIELKDQSYAESFPSPLISSTLEGCLESGKDMTRGGARYNYGSITGRGLGTVANSLAAIRWAVFEEKIVTMEELIQALRNNFRGREALRQKLLRMAPKYGNDDDRVDELAAWVSRLFCDEVRKNACGRGGFYRPGIFSYGVHVVDGLFLGATPDGRLAGEPVSNGISPANATEYNGPTAVLRSAALSTCAPLSDGTALNLRLSPTLLESDEGVEKLSFLIDGYFVLGGRHVQFNVVDTATLKDAQAHPEKYPDLVVRVSGYCAYFTDLGKSIQDEIIARTEFSNL; via the coding sequence ATGACCCTGCTGCAAACGAGGGGGGTTCCATCGCAAAGGGCATTAAAGCTGAAGGAACGGCTGCTTTCCAGCCCTTATGAAATCGACATCGAGCGCGCGCGGTACTACACGAGGGTATGGAAAAGGATGGAGGATGCGCCACCCTGCATGCGCGCGGCCTGTGCCCTGCGGGAGACCTTGCAGAACATGAGGATAAGGATAGATGAAGACGAACTGCTCGTGGGGGTGAAAACCTACAAGCGATTAGCCGGCGTCATACCGGTGGAGCGAGGCGAATTCAACAGCGTACTCGAGATGGAGCTGGATCAACTGCTCTCTAGGGAGAGACGCAGGTTTCACATAACGGACGAGGAGCGCAGGGAACTGGAGGAAGAAATACTTCCCTATTGGAAAGACAAGACGGCTCGGGCCAAGAAAATAGAGCTCTGGAAAAGGGAAGGCCTATATGAAACCCCGCTCCTGGGCCCCGTCTCCCTATACCGTATCGTCAGGGCTATGGGTCTCGGAAATGCGGCCAAGATCGCTTCCCTGACGATGGGAGGCGGCATTAGGAACCTTCCGAAGGTTCCCCGCAAGCTCAGGGAATTGGCGGGGATCAGGCCCAACCTCGCCCTGACCGTCTTCGACGTGCAGGGACACCTGGTTCCGGGCCATAAAAGGGTACTGGAGATGGGCTTCGAGGGAATAGCGGACTTGGCAGCCCGGGAGCTGGAAAAACTGCAACCGGGAACCGACGACTACGAGCATCGAAGGGATTTCCTGGAAGCAACCCAAGTGGCCGCCCGGGCCGTTTGCGATTATGCCCTTCGCTACGCGGATCTCGCCGAGAGGATGGCCGCGGCGACAAACGGCAAGCGAGGGGAGGAACTTAGGCAGATCGCTGAGCGATGCAGGCAGGTACCCGCAAAACCTCCCCGGAACTTCATGGAAGCCCTACAATCCCTTTGGATGACCCAGGTGGTTTTGTGCATCAGCTACGGCATGGCCGAGATACTATCCCCAGGCCGAGTCGATCAATACTTGTACCCGTATTACCAGCAGGACCTGGATGCCGGTCGGATAACTCGAGAGAGCGCTCTTGAAGCCATCGAGGAATACTACGTTAAGCTGGGCACCTTTCTCATCATGCTGGTGGAGATCGGGAAGGATACCGCAAGCGAAATGGGAGTCGGATCCAACACGGTGACCATCGGGGGCTTGGACCGTCAAGGAAACGACGCCACCAACGAGGTTTCGCACCTCTTCCTGGAAGCCCATGAGAACTTGAGGGCCTTGGCGAACAACCTCTGCATAAGAATATCCTCCAAAACTCCCCGGGAATTCCTGAAGAAAGCCTGCGAATCCCACCGATATACCTCCGGCCACGCCTTCTTCAACGACGAGGTGATCGTGAAGGAACTCGTGGAGGACGGTTATTCGCTCGAAGACGCCAGGGATTACTCCATCGTGGGATGCGTGGAACCGACCTCCACCGGGAACAGCTTCGCCTGCACCGCGGGAAACGACATTTCCCTGGCCGGCGTGCTGGAGATGGCCTTGAACGAGGGTCGCATGCTTTTTTCCGGCCGCCGGGTTGGAGCTAAAACGCCTGATCCACGAAAGTTTACGAGCTTCGAGGACGTGAAAAGAGCGTTTGCCGAACAGCTGTCCTTTAATGTAAAGAAGCTGGTACGGGCAATTGAATTAAAGGATCAATCCTACGCCGAATCCTTTCCCAGCCCTCTTATCTCCTCAACGCTCGAGGGTTGCCTGGAAAGTGGCAAAGACATGACCAGAGGAGGGGCACGTTATAACTACGGATCCATCACCGGCAGGGGCCTGGGTACGGTGGCCAACTCCCTTGCTGCCATTCGGTGGGCCGTATTCGAGGAGAAAATTGTAACCATGGAGGAGCTTATCCAGGCACTGCGCAATAACTTCCGGGGAAGGGAAGCGCTGAGACAGAAGCTGTTGCGCATGGCCCCCAAGTACGGAAACGACGACGACCGAGTCGACGAGCTTGCCGCCTGGGTGTCCCGGTTGTTCTGTGACGAGGTGAGGAAGAACGCCTGCGGTAGGGGAGGTTTTTACCGTCCCGGTATATTCTCCTATGGAGTCCATGTGGTCGATGGCCTCTTCTTAGGCGCGACTCCCGACGGAAGACTTGCGGGAGAACCGGTATCCAACGGAATATCGCCGGCCAACGCCACGGAGTACAACGGTCCCACGGCCGTTCTTCGCTCCGCCGCGCTCTCGACATGCGCCCCCTTGAGCGACGGAACGGCCCTGAACCTTAGGCTTTCCCCGACTCTTCTGGAATCCGATGAAGGCGTGGAAAAGCTTTCCTTCCTCATCGACGGGTATTTCGTCCTGGGAGGGAGGCACGTGCAGTTCAACGTGGTGGACACGGCGACCCTGAAGGACGCCCAGGCTCACCCCGAAAAATATCCCGACCTGGTGGTGAGGGTCTCCGGTTACTGCGCTTACTTCACCGATCTAGGTAAATCCATCCAGGACGAAATAATCGCCAGAACGGAATTCTCGAATCTATAA
- a CDS encoding 4Fe-4S binding protein: protein MVRKGVEMRENLLEKPSRILEVSTTLLHFLGMRTSDIFTGEIMLKVRSVADRVGGTLRRGRERGTTAQVKLDGKKCLENPLLCAQCMKLCPEGVFFVHPRGRKPGEICETYELLTAFKSRCTGCGICVEACPRGALTLKQNLI from the coding sequence ATGGTTAGGAAGGGGGTCGAAATGCGGGAAAATCTCCTGGAGAAACCGTCGAGGATACTCGAGGTTTCGACCACGCTGCTTCATTTTCTGGGCATGAGGACGAGCGATATTTTTACCGGAGAGATAATGCTCAAGGTGAGGAGCGTGGCCGACCGTGTCGGCGGTACACTGCGTCGCGGAAGGGAAAGGGGCACCACCGCGCAGGTAAAGCTTGACGGGAAGAAATGCCTGGAGAACCCGCTTCTCTGCGCTCAGTGCATGAAGCTCTGCCCGGAAGGCGTTTTTTTCGTTCATCCGCGAGGGAGGAAACCCGGGGAGATATGCGAGACGTACGAGCTATTGACCGCCTTTAAGTCACGATGCACCGGTTGCGGTATTTGCGTGGAAGCTTGCCCCCGCGGCGCCCTGACGTTGAAGCAGAATCTGATTTGA
- a CDS encoding 4Fe-4S binding protein, with protein MEEELGALLPTVDWVMNHVPVLRSLFRRILNGWVNTWHGGQVVPVEDAKATLRLADENGGIARYSCVCRRMLGGKRHEPMCLFYGVNFPWARPLSDFIDFTPEFEPLSLEEAEKFLDETDRQGLVHHLATLKTPFLLGICSCEYPTCIFMRARRDWGIQRISRKGEYLARVDTSSCNRCGKCLERCQFGALHYAPESDVVAVDYEKCFGCGVCRRACSTGAITLVGRETLPKYKDMY; from the coding sequence TTGGAAGAGGAACTCGGTGCCCTTCTCCCGACTGTAGACTGGGTGATGAATCATGTCCCGGTTCTCAGGAGCCTTTTTCGCAGAATTCTCAACGGTTGGGTGAATACCTGGCACGGGGGGCAGGTGGTTCCCGTGGAAGATGCCAAGGCCACCCTGCGCCTGGCAGATGAAAACGGCGGTATCGCCAGGTATTCCTGTGTCTGTCGAAGAATGCTGGGAGGGAAACGCCACGAGCCCATGTGCCTTTTCTACGGCGTCAATTTCCCGTGGGCCAGGCCGCTCAGCGATTTTATCGATTTTACGCCGGAGTTCGAGCCCCTGTCCCTGGAGGAAGCGGAAAAGTTTCTCGACGAGACGGATAGGCAGGGGTTGGTGCACCATTTGGCCACCCTGAAAACCCCGTTCTTGCTCGGTATATGTTCGTGTGAGTATCCCACCTGCATTTTCATGAGGGCGAGGCGCGATTGGGGTATACAAAGGATCTCCCGGAAAGGAGAATACCTGGCCCGCGTGGACACGTCGTCCTGCAACAGATGCGGGAAATGCCTGGAGCGCTGCCAGTTCGGCGCCCTTCATTACGCGCCGGAATCGGATGTGGTGGCGGTCGACTATGAAAAGTGTTTCGGCTGTGGAGTTTGCCGAAGAGCTTGTTCGACGGGTGCCATAACCCTCGTGGGAAGGGAAACCTTGCCCAAGTACAAGGATATGTATTGA
- a CDS encoding phage holin family protein, with amino-acid sequence MKEIVQKAKKGRKIVADFLQQAKEQKEVLASAVKESLAKSSLSLGLAVFGLVTISLAGVVFVVLLILLVDLFFQRLWLSTMAVMIGMIFTGGVSTAVGVSRLKKIKEIASQDLKNYLSRDPRGRMLGEKVEEVREVALEIVEALQTRREEQKRRIEELWIKAKENAPLILLGLVLLRTLKKRNGN; translated from the coding sequence ATGAAGGAGATCGTTCAAAAGGCGAAAAAGGGCAGGAAGATCGTCGCAGACTTCTTGCAACAGGCGAAGGAACAAAAGGAAGTCCTTGCCTCGGCAGTAAAAGAGAGTCTGGCCAAGTCGAGCTTATCCCTCGGATTGGCCGTGTTCGGACTGGTGACGATCTCCTTGGCCGGTGTCGTATTCGTAGTTCTACTCATCCTTCTGGTCGACCTCTTTTTCCAAAGGTTGTGGTTATCCACCATGGCCGTGATGATTGGAATGATCTTCACGGGAGGTGTCTCGACCGCCGTCGGGGTCTCCAGGCTCAAGAAAATAAAGGAAATTGCTTCCCAGGATCTCAAAAATTATCTTTCCCGGGACCCGCGGGGAAGGATGTTGGGCGAGAAGGTGGAAGAGGTCAGGGAAGTGGCCCTGGAAATCGTGGAGGCCTTGCAAACGAGGAGAGAGGAGCAGAAGAGACGGATCGAGGAATTATGGATAAAGGCGAAGGAAAACGCCCCCCTCATTTTGCTCGGTCTTGTCCTATTGAGAACCCTGAAAAAGAGAAATGGAAACTAG